The Ficedula albicollis isolate OC2 chromosome 1, FicAlb1.5, whole genome shotgun sequence nucleotide sequence AAAGAGCTTTTGGAAATGGCTGAACCAGACAAAGAACATAAGGCTAAATCCTGTACCCTGATTTCTTTGGTAGCTCATTAGTCTGAGCAAGATATTGATTTTCGTTCAAGCCTTCAAGCTGACTAATTTTTTATGACTCATTAAAAAGGCTAGCAGATGATTCATATGTAGCATACTTGTGCATGGGGCGTGTGTCATGCTGGATTCGTAAGCCAAAGTAACTTGCTGTTACGAAATAATTTGAGACTCTAATGACTCATAATGCCTTGTATTTGCAGGCAGttatttagtttaaaaatggaatttgcaAAATGGAAGCCTTTTTTGAGAGCAGTGGTTGATTAAGTTATTACAATGGAATCTTCATGCAACTTGGTCCCTGAGGATTAAGGATGACaaactaaatatattaatatgaataaaatatttatttcactgatgATGATAATGCTGAGACTAAAAGACTTAATTCATAATTATTTACAACACAATATAGATAGTTATAACTACTAGTATGGTGTAGTTTTTTTAAGCAATATTGAATCAACAGTATTAAAGATAGCAAAATGACCTGTGTGTCACTGTACCCGCTTCCTCCacccttctccctgcaggaggagcttggcaggtcacagcagggctgcagccattCATGCTGAGTAATTTGGTATTTCCCAGTCTTGTGAGGTGATAATATGGGACAGCACTGACATGCTACACAGGTACTGTGCTTTATGTCTCCTTGTCCTGAGAACACTGCTCTCAGATTTCCCGTATTTCTACCCTCTCACCCATCTTTCTGGCATCTTGCTCTGTTCTTCACTTTTATCTTtgcccttcctttcttcctttgcctTATTCTGGGGGGATATCGCCTCATTGCAGTTCTCTGTGCATGGCCTGGTGAGGCAGAAGCAGGAACAAGGGTGTAAATTGTAGTGGTGGCAGTGATTCAAGAATATTTGAGCGTGAAAATCGTGGAAAGGCTCCTAACTCCTGTCTCAGCTGACAAAACCTTGCATAGAAGAGCTTTTGGGCTTGTGCTGTTGTGCCATTTTTCATTGTAGGTGAAGTGCTGGCGTAAGGCATGGGAAGGAACTAGGGCTGCCTTATATGTAAGGAGAATGTGCAGGGAACACAGCTGTCACCCAGAGGGGTGGAATGTTTTAAGGAAGCAGCATTCTGCCATATTTTGGTTATTCCTGCAGCAGTTTCAGAAGTAAACCCTAGAGTTTCTGCTGACTCTGTTTTCCCCGGGTCATCCCTACTCACTGAAGTGAGTGAGTAGGTATCAATCAGTTTTGTGCATCACATGTGGTTTGAATTATCACTTGGCTTAGGTAATACACGTTGTCTCTGGGAAGTTGCTTAGTGGGTACTGTTTTTTTTATCCTGGCAAGTGGACTGTACTATACATCTGAAAGTGgaaattcagtttatttcacTTGCAGAAAACCTATAAACTTTGCCTTGGCAAACTCTTATCAATGACTTGAGGCTTCAGTGCTTGGTGAACCGAGCTAAATCTGCCTGTCAGTGTTCCTCAAGGCTCAATTCTAGGGCCAGTTCTGTTCAGTGTATTTATTCTAGATAAATTGGAGCATTGAGCAATGATTATTGAAATGCAATTGTACAAGTCCAAATGCTGGATCCTGAAGCTGGGGACAGAGTTACCGCCAGGCATAAATCTAAACTGGGAGAGGAATGTCTGGGgagtgccctgcagggagggccctgggggtgcagggtgggAAGCCCAGGGGGCAcaaaccctgtcctggggggcatcaaACACGGCAGCACAGCCGGGCAGAGGGGGGATCATCCGCTGTGCTCAGCGCTGGCGCAGCCTCATCGGAGTGCCGGCAGCAGTTTGGAGCCTCACAAAGATTTGAAGATCCTTGAATGTGTCTAAAGGAGGGAAAACTgctaaagaattttttaatatcagGCTCTCATCTCCGTCAGACAGATTTATTGGTAAAAACAACTGTGTTAAATGGTAGTTTAAGCCAGGTGCCTCAAAAAAGGGACCCCCAGCAAGGAAATCCCTGGGCAATTACACCCTTATGATCTAAACTCTCTATCCCTCAAGCGACAGTCTGGATCAAAATCATGACTATAAGGAGTCTTCTCACTCTTCATTGGGTCACTCTTTCACTACTGAGTGGTTGCCATGTGGTCACCTTCATATCCTCTTAGGTTGGTTTTGCTGAGGATTTTGATCAGTTCTGTAGTCCATGTTGTAATATGATTGTCACAGTTCATATACCACAAGTTATGTGCCTTCCATCTCAAGCAGAACAGACTATTCTAATTTCATGTATTAGTGGAAGTTGATGAAATTGTTCGTTGGTATAAATCAGCTTGGGGAGCTGTTTAAGACAGCGGTGTTTTGTAGTTGATGAAATTGTTCGTTGGTATAAATCAGTGTATTGCTGAATGGCTTGGGGAGCTGTTTAAGACagtggtgttttggtttttttccatcatgTGAATGATTTTGCTGGATAGCCGAGTCTTTGGGGTGTGTTGCTTGTGGCCAGTGACTCTCTATTCCTCAGACTGTGGTCTGTAATGTGCTAACTCTGCTTTGATGACACTTACAGACATGCTTTCACttaatctgaaaaattaaaagcacttttattttcttttggctttgaatgaatattttctctgtatttttggCTTAATTTTTGATGCTTTCATCTTCTTTCTATTGGCGATTTGTGTGACTTATGGACTGACTGTTTATATTCTCTTATCAGAGATTAATCACTACCTAGAGAATCAGGatgtttttattgttgctgtGTGTCAGATCATCTGTGTGAAGCATCTTTTATCCATTTTCCTGCAAGCAATAAATCTTGTAATGCTAGCTGCTGAAACAATTTTTAGTTTCACTGAGGAGTTGTTGGAGTGCTTACAATTATTCTGTGGTCAGTTAATTAAGTCTGAAATATCTATTTAAATATGtggttctcttttttcctgtccaCCATTTTAGCATTTAGCTATTTATTTAGCTATTTAGCATTTAGCATTATTTAGCATTTAGTTTATTGAATATGTCAGAGCTCTCTGAAAAGTGATGCTTTAGCTTTCTCAGAGTTGCAAACTCCATCCTTCTTGAGGTTTTAGGTTGCTTTTACGTATGTACCTTTCTCCCCCAAGGCTTTAATTCTGAAAGAGAAACACGACAGTGTAGGGCTGTCATAGCCATTTCATTCTATGTATTTTTTGCTAAGCTTGCTACCACAAAATGTGGTTTACCCTTATTGATTTACTTTGCTTTTGCTATAACTCTCCtagctgaaaaagcaaaaaaaacccaaccaaccaaacaaagGAACTCGGAAGCTGTGCCTGTACTGCAGGGCATCTTCAAAAACACACTTTCAAAAAAACAAGCTGGGAAAACATTACAATTAGAGGGAAGATAGTGTAGTAAAACTTTGAGATTATATTGGCGAGGCAGTGttcatttgcaaaaaaattagtTGATTTTCTTCGTTCACATGATCTGATACGTAGAATTCATTGGTACATCTTGTAACATTCTCAGATGCATCAACACATGGATGTCCAGATGGTGTGGTCAGGATCACTTATGAGCAAAGAAGATGACAAGGGATGCAGGTTGCCACGTCTTAATCATACTGCTGGACTTCATGATACTATAAAGTAGTTTTTGGACAAATCTTTCATACTCTTCAGGACCCATTGGTTGGTATGGAATGGGTCTTTGCTGTAGAAAAGACTGACTGCAGCAAGCTGGGCcgtttttcctggttttgttttgttgggttttttaaacctttttgttgttgtatgtttctttctttatctGAATGTTTGAAATGCATGCCCAAGgtctgtttttctgctgggcCAACAGGCAAAGGAGTTGTATTTGTGATATGCTGCAATCTTCTTACCATCCTTCTGGTACAGGATCTTTTGCTGATGAGTAATTTATGCTGTGGTCTTACCAGAGTGGAGACCTTTTGGCCATTACATAAGCAGTATATTTCTCAATTTTAATGCTAGGAATAGTGTTGTGAAAACAGTGTCCAAGGAACGGCATCCTTCATTATTGGTACAGGCTGTGCTTTTAACCCTGGGTTCATGTGTATGTGGGTGTACAAAGTCACACTCTCTTACAGTCATATGGCAGTCATGCCAAtcttaatatttctgttaaGATTGGCATGACAACACTAACTTTCAAGTGGAAAAATAGAAACCAAATCTTAatggagttaaaaaaaagaagaaactgtgCATTTTTGTGTCAATCTGTACAGGCTGATTGTTAACAGCTGCAGTTTAGAAGAAGAATGTACATTTGACACCGGGAGAAGTCAAAAACCTAACTTTCCCACATTTCTAGCTCTGGCTTGCTCAGGAGGCATTTTGGAAGATTTCCTGTACTTTGCAGGCAGTGAGATCCTCCTTTGCTGTCTTATTCCAAACTTCCCATCTTGTGTATTTATTCAGTAGAACTTCAAGTACTGGGTGCATTCTTCTCTGTGGAACTGTTTCTACATGGACAGCCTTACTGCCTTccttaataaaaacatttctttgctCTTGTGTAACTTTTATGCaagctgcagcattttcaaGGCATTCCATGTATAAAACGCAcatcatgaaaaatattttatatacaaCCAGTTTGCCATAGGGGCCATTGAACAGTATATTAATATCAAAGATGGCAGGCattggtttgttggggtttatttttgtaaatatctCCCCACACACATTTGCCAGTGGAGGGTCCCATTACCATAATTAGCCAAGTAAACTGAACTCATGATTTAATTCTAAGTGCAGAAGTCAGAGGTGCAGTCTGTATGAGGATATAATGTTTTTTCACCttgtttctctcctctccctcccttcctctctaTTTACAGGTTATTCtaatttttgtctgtgtgttgACAAAGGAATCTGTAGAAGTTACTCCACTGCCATATAGACTGCAAGTCCGTCAGGTAGCTTTGGATGGAAGAGACCCCTCTAACCCtctgaggagagaaaagaaacagatgcACTGTCAACTGGGACAATACCTACACCCCAGAAAGACCCACTGCTGCATGAGGTGTCATGCAGgtacacaaaataaatacagtagcAGTGACTTTCACCTTGGAGGCATCTCCCTGTCCTACACTCCTAAACTGTCTCTTTCCTACGGCTAATCAACTCTCCCTTTGCTTGGTACCTATCCCTACTCAGATAAAttcttattccttttatttattcgtattccttttctcctcttatGGGCTGTCAGTGTCATTCACACTGGTGAGAGGAAGCATACTTGATCCTTCTGTCATCAACCCCAGGGCTTCTTTGAGGAACCAGTGACTCCTGTCCTCCCTTAGACAATGCATTTGCCTCCCTGTCAGAGCTCTGTTAAGTGATATTCTTGCAGGTACCTACAAGGCAAAAGACTGTGATGGGCCCGACCAGGCAACTGTCTGTCTTCCTTGTGCCAACGGCACATTCACAGCTGTTGATAACACCATGTCTAAATGCTTCCGGTGCACACGCTGCCGTACAGGTGAGTTACTGTCAGATCTGCAGGGTCTGAGGAAAATGGTGGTGGATGAGGGCTGCAGAGGATGGCAAAGATGAGCAAGGGAGCTTGGAAAAGTAAGCAATTGAATGGGTAAGACACTGTATGGGGAGCGactgggggcagcaggaataAGGGTCACCGAAATAGTACAGTCTGAGATGCAGTTTGCAGGCCTTTCTGGCCTTCTTCTGTGAAAATTAGGGGAGAACAATACCTATTATCATAACTGCTCTCAGTTGAAGGTGAAGGAAGAGGCTGGAGTAAagatttctcctttctttcttcagaaCTCCAGCAGATAGTAGAGactccctgcaccccacagcaaGATACTATATGTGGCTGTCAGAAGAATCAGTATCAGATTGATTCCGAGTCTGAATTCTTCCAGTGTAGGAACTGCAGCTCGTGTGCCAATGGGATTATTGCCAGCTGTGAGTATGGCATGGATATGGCTCCAGTGCAGATGTACTGTGGTAGGGTAGACTTTCTGATACACTGCAATGCCTTGCACTGAAAGGATGGTAGGTTTTGGAACAACTAGGGCTTGGCTGCCCTCTTTCCCCAGAAAGACTGTGATTTTTTGCCTGCTCTGGCATCAATCCCTGTTTCTTATCATAGCTGCTTTCTTTTGTCCTTGAACAGTTTCTTGGTTTTGGCTGTTGTGAGGACCTACTTTCTGCTTAATTTTGGTGCCTCTGCCTTGCCTATCTTGGAGCAAAGTCTTTATGTTCTAGAGCAGGTTTCCCCTTACTTTCCTTGTTTGTCTTTCTCCTGATGCTCACCGCATTTCCTCTAccagctgctggaagcactTTGAGTATGATGGATGAAAATACCTCCGGTCCCAGTGCTCGCTGAACTGCTTGTCCGTCAGTTGCTGAATGAGCTCAGTGTTCTGTGCAGTGTTCTAAAGAAAAGAGCTGCTAGTAATATTGAATTATACCCAGTGGCATTGGGCATTACCTTGTGATGATGCCAGTGTCTGGGAGAAGTACTTGTGTTAGCTGTCCCAAGGTGCCTCATTTCCAGTCAGAAATCAGAGATCTTAAATAAACAATACTGTCTGTAGTCTAGGTCTTTCCATGTCCCTTTAATGTCTTCTTTTCATGTGATAACTGAGAAAGCACGAGTCAGTATTGGATGCAACACTGACTTTGTATCCTTGATTAGCTCTTTTATagggctgcacagggagatCTGACTGTGCAGCTAAACAAGACAGCACACATCTGTGCCCATTCACATGTTGACTGGTCTTCCAAGTCTGCACATACATACATTCCTTAGTTGCTGCCTTCCAGCCCAAGGACACACACTCCCCTCTGAACATCTTATTCAGCTGGTCATGATCTGCACAAAAGATACAATTATAATTAATTTAGTCATTATTCTTTAATCATCCAGCAGGCCATGCTTCCagtccagctgctcccacacccTCCTTATATTAAAGTTATCCTCTCTTCTTTGCAAACTGTGCTGCTCCTGATCCCTTTCCCATCTCTTACCCTGCTCAGTGTGAGGTTTGCTGTTTCACTGGTGAATGTGTTCCCTCTAGTGCTCAATCCCCTTGTCACAGTTTCCACACTTAAGCCTTGAGCAGCTTCCTTCCCTCTTCACTGATGTAGAACTGTTTTACTCCCATCCCTCACTTGCCACAGAATGCATACTCCTTATTCTAGTACgttttcccctcctcccatGCAATTTGATGTCCTTCCATCACTGTTCgtgcctgctcctccccacACCTGTTTTACTCAGGCTCTCTCCTGTGAGTTGCTTAGAAGCAATagttctttcatttcttccacTCATGACATCAGAAGAGTGCTTATGTGTCCCATGACTTGAAGTGATTTCTCCCTGCCCAGAACTGACTTCCTCACCAgttccagctgctcagggaccACTTCTCCCTCACCTTGGCCTGACTAATGTGGTTCCCCCTTCCTGTCATGCTTGAACTTGAGTAACTTTTACTGCTTTTTGCACATTATACtaatttcagctgctctgtaaTTATAGTCCCCTTTCCAAGCCTCTACAGAGGTGTCCACCTTCAGAACAGTGGCactcttatttttattacttctatcctcccccagctctgttttTATATGTAGATCAaatcctttctcttcttcagtAGCAGTTTTCCAGGCTTAAAAAAGGATAATCTCTCATCTGTCTTGgattggattttttccctttgttttcttctctgtccaGATTATGCAACAGTTtctggttgttttgtttttcctctacAGGTTCAAAGAACAAAGATGCAATTTGCAGGTGTAAGCCTCAGTTCTTCTTGTCACGTAGTAATATTTGCAAGCCTTGCAACAGGTGAGCTTTTTTACTCTGTATGCCCCACCACTGAGTAGGAGAGACAGCAGGAGCTCCACAGGGGAAATTCTTCTCACGACTCTTCTTATCTAGACATAACTTGACAATATTCTAATTGCCTTTCTGGGGCAAATAGGTCTTCACGCCCAGTCTCTTCCATCAGTAGGCATCAGCCCACTAAGAGCCCAAAGTCACTAGTCACACTGCATTGCTCTGCTTTGCAGGCTCACCTGGATTTGTCTGTTAATTAGGATGGTTGCAAATGGCTAGAGTTTCACTGCATGAATACTCATCCCTCTGATTTGCTCTTTCAGCTGCACTGGAGAAGACTGCTTGCGGTGTCCTAGCCCAGTCGCTACCTCACCGACTTCATCTGGGCTGAGTGAGTACTCAGGGGACTGATGGGTAGTAGAATCTTTTCATTATGGGGTGTTGTTCTCTTAATGCCTTTTGTAAAGGGTTATATTTTCCACTCTGTCAAACCATTATCCTTTTTCTCCCTACCATTTGCAAATCTTTACTTGCTGTTCTTCCTCTATCACTTACCTCTTCTTTTCTTAGTCACTGATGCATTTGCTCTCTTCCTTTTGTCCAGATGGAAACCTTGTACTTGGCACCCTTGTTGCAATATTTGGATTTAT carries:
- the TNFRSF1A gene encoding tumor necrosis factor receptor superfamily member 1A, producing MRGPALPRTSLGTVILIFVCVLTKESVEVTPLPYRLQVRQVALDGRDPSNPLRREKKQMHCQLGQYLHPRKTHCCMRCHAGTYKAKDCDGPDQATVCLPCANGTFTAVDNTMSKCFRCTRCRTELQQIVETPCTPQQDTICGCQKNQYQIDSESEFFQCRNCSSCANGIIASCSKNKDAICRCKPQFFLSRSNICKPCNSCTGEDCLRCPSPVATSPTSSGLNGNLVLGTLVAIFGFISILCVAHKVGKLVQKNRVVLSFNSCVSLPQTTKETVSEGEEKRNEISTLVPESQKETESPVNAALSSGPLPQSSHELPDCVRPARKTQLPDNPAILYTVVDQVPPSRWKEFVRRLGLSDCDLERIELEHRRLRDAQYEMLRLWKLQMGRAATVEHISCVLNQMELSGCSDAVQEALLNQNSPQPCSLHYHL